In the genome of Limnobaculum zhutongyuii, one region contains:
- a CDS encoding alpha-2-macroglobulin family protein yields MDLLRFILRLPFTLLRAIWWTISAIFRLVSKILSPVIGRVHWQLPRWSKFIGQLFTAAETWVNRHPKGISLAIVLLAAVGGASVYGYHWNLNRPKPIEPAPMVYQQTDIRVISPRAYDYSSTKPSPQRITLRFSHSSAPITLVGKTLSQGISITPAIEGEWKWEDERTLAFTASKILPMGQKYQIKLDADKLVAPQIKLNNTSYDFTTEPFKYGLNQAEFYRDPQDPQKKSAIFTVSFNAPVDVVSFEKQLSLSLLPSQPLKYSVVYDDKKMKAWVHSESLSLPDNAGQVKLLVGKGVKSTVTANQVEQAQSNLVNVPGLYSLQLTGVNAVLVDTDNGKSAKALIVETNDSVNDKAIKKSVTAWLLPQHNPEDDNQNLKPTDFYGWNLEMVDEKVMAQSKALALTLNDTEQENQSVFSFAFDAPANRSLLVEVENNITSAGGYKFKQKQYRIITVPDYPKTLRFMSEGSLLSMHGEKHITVAARNMPGLQLDIKRVIPSQLQHIVSFKYREFSSVDFRRLDSEYFTEHFTHQTALKNDQPGEINYQGIDLSRYLTNDPNAKRGIFLLTLSQWDPAKKAKKADAEYDGNDPDAIEEQSDEEQEENPTLDSRFVVVTDLGIITKKSLDGSRDVFVQSIYSGSPVNGAKVSVVGKNGVVLLSQTTSNDGHARFPSLEEFRNERSPVMFLVEKEGDVSFLPTTAYYDRELDFSRFDIYGEENPTDPRTLNSYLFSDRGVYRPGDTFNIGLITRTVDWKTSVEGIPLRAEIRDPRDTVMSTIPLTLDKAGFNELSYTTSENSPTGDWSIYLYLVGKDNSSSRLLGSTTVKVKEFEPDKLKVELKLTPDRRQGWVKPQELKAAINVQNLFGTPAQDRRVTSKLTLRPIYPSFGQFPDYMFYENRHSDEGFDTELEEQTTDKEGNAEIPLGINSYAAATYQLQLVSEAFEAGSGRSVSAAARVIVSPYDYLVGVKADGDLDYIHHNAARHLNIIAIDPQLASIPLTDVKVSLVEQKYLSVLTKQDSGVYKYQSKLKEETISEQQMSIAAQGSDFILDTSKPGSFVLVIKDANDKVLNRVDYTVAGNANISRSLDRDAELKMKLDKAQYLPGEEIEIAINAPYTGSGIITIERDKVYSWQWFHSSTTSSIQKIRVPAEMEGNGYINVQFIRDINSDEIFMSPLSYGVMPFKISHQARQAKMTIESPNVIKPGETLAIKVTTDSPQRVAVFAVDEGILQVARYQLKDPLDYFFRKRVLSVESAQILDLILPEFSKIMSLTSAPGGDAGESVDLHLNPFKRKRDKPVAYWSGITDVNGEVTFNYPVPDYFNGKIRVMAISVTPERIGRAMNYTTVRDDFVLTPNLPMMVSPGDEFDVSLGVANNLTDLNGAKADLKVSITPPPQLQVVGEAERVLTLAEKQEGLVTFRLRAQDNLGNASVVFKAAYGDKSAQRTVSLSLRPAMPYRTQTVMGRMDGSQQSVKDIRQMFPAFAQRDASVSHSPLVLTNGLAKYLIDYPNSCSEQIISRAVPLLFQNNHPEMKGTLSQTEVRDQIKQTLTVLLSRQNNRGAIGEWRSTPNPDAFITPYAVQYMLEAKAADYPVPEALLKSANLYLRSLAANDAFRSLSELRLRAFAAYLLTRQGEITTNELAAIQSRLQNNYPERWQQDLSALYLASAYKMLKMDQQAEQLLQPTWKLLSNAYDKAWWTQSYLDPLVQDSTRLYLITRHFPEKAAQIPPQLLENMVLTLKAERYTTLSSAMSILALEQYSALVATNTDGANGLTISTRTGQEGTAPQVASTLMGFIAKAQFAEGTKEILFDNPAKAPAWYVVTQSGYDLQAPKEAITRGLEITRDYTDEKGQPVTQITLGQNLYVHLKIRSNSAEGLDNLAIVDLLPGGFEVVQQTPQASNGEEESESTNDVWLSPISVSGSSWQPEYSDIREDRVLIYGRATNKVQEFIYQIKPTNTGVFTVPPAYGEAMYDREVQALSVGGTTLTVTPPAAENAVSQPSQ; encoded by the coding sequence ATGGATTTACTACGGTTTATATTGCGGCTTCCCTTCACACTTCTGCGTGCTATTTGGTGGACTATCAGTGCCATCTTTCGCCTTGTCAGTAAGATTCTGTCCCCTGTTATCGGACGAGTTCACTGGCAATTACCACGCTGGTCCAAATTCATTGGGCAACTATTTACCGCTGCGGAAACCTGGGTAAATCGCCATCCGAAAGGGATATCTCTGGCTATTGTTTTGCTTGCCGCCGTGGGAGGAGCATCTGTTTATGGCTATCACTGGAACCTTAATCGTCCTAAGCCGATAGAACCGGCGCCGATGGTTTATCAACAAACCGATATTCGTGTGATATCCCCTCGCGCTTATGACTATTCATCGACCAAGCCTTCACCTCAGCGCATAACCTTGCGTTTTTCACACTCCTCAGCACCCATTACGCTGGTTGGCAAAACGCTGTCACAGGGCATCAGCATAACACCTGCAATAGAAGGTGAATGGAAATGGGAAGATGAAAGAACCCTGGCCTTTACGGCCAGCAAAATTTTGCCCATGGGTCAGAAGTACCAGATAAAACTGGATGCCGACAAACTGGTTGCCCCGCAAATTAAGCTGAATAACACCAGTTATGATTTCACTACCGAGCCCTTTAAGTATGGCCTGAATCAGGCTGAATTTTATCGCGATCCACAAGATCCACAGAAAAAAAGCGCCATTTTTACCGTGAGTTTTAATGCTCCGGTTGATGTGGTCAGTTTCGAAAAACAGCTCTCTCTGTCTCTGTTACCTTCCCAACCGCTGAAATATTCAGTGGTTTATGATGATAAAAAAATGAAGGCCTGGGTACACTCAGAGTCGCTGTCGCTGCCGGATAATGCTGGTCAGGTAAAACTGTTGGTTGGCAAAGGGGTCAAATCCACCGTTACCGCTAATCAGGTTGAGCAGGCTCAAAGTAATTTGGTTAATGTTCCTGGTCTGTATAGCTTGCAGCTAACCGGCGTCAATGCCGTATTAGTCGATACTGATAACGGTAAAAGTGCCAAAGCGCTGATTGTTGAAACTAACGATAGCGTTAACGATAAGGCCATCAAAAAGTCAGTCACCGCCTGGTTATTACCACAGCATAATCCGGAAGATGATAATCAGAATCTGAAACCAACCGATTTTTACGGCTGGAATCTGGAAATGGTTGATGAAAAGGTCATGGCGCAATCAAAAGCTTTGGCCCTCACCCTGAATGATACCGAGCAAGAAAATCAGTCTGTATTCAGTTTTGCGTTTGATGCACCGGCTAATCGTTCGCTGCTGGTAGAAGTTGAAAACAATATAACCTCTGCCGGAGGTTATAAGTTTAAACAGAAGCAGTATCGGATTATTACCGTACCGGATTACCCTAAAACTTTGCGCTTTATGTCTGAAGGTTCTCTGCTTTCAATGCACGGGGAAAAACATATCACCGTTGCCGCGCGCAATATGCCGGGATTACAACTGGACATTAAGCGGGTTATTCCCAGCCAGTTACAACACATCGTCTCATTTAAATACCGTGAGTTTAGCTCTGTTGATTTTCGTCGTTTAGACAGTGAATATTTTACCGAGCACTTTACTCACCAAACCGCGTTGAAAAACGATCAGCCGGGTGAAATTAACTATCAGGGCATCGACCTTTCCCGTTATCTGACCAACGACCCTAACGCTAAACGCGGTATTTTCCTGCTGACGCTTTCCCAATGGGATCCGGCGAAAAAAGCCAAAAAGGCAGACGCTGAATATGACGGTAACGATCCTGATGCGATAGAAGAACAGTCAGATGAAGAGCAGGAAGAAAATCCTACTCTGGACTCGCGCTTTGTTGTGGTTACCGATCTGGGCATTATCACCAAGAAGTCTCTGGACGGCTCACGTGATGTATTCGTTCAGTCTATTTACTCTGGTAGCCCGGTTAACGGCGCTAAAGTCTCGGTGGTGGGCAAAAATGGCGTTGTGCTGCTGAGCCAGACCACCAGCAACGATGGTCATGCGCGCTTCCCGTCACTAGAAGAGTTCCGCAATGAGCGTTCCCCGGTAATGTTCCTGGTTGAAAAAGAAGGCGATGTCTCCTTCCTGCCAACTACCGCTTATTACGACCGCGAGCTGGATTTCTCCCGCTTCGATATTTATGGCGAAGAAAACCCAACGGACCCAAGAACGTTAAACAGCTATCTGTTCTCCGATCGTGGCGTATACCGTCCGGGTGATACCTTTAATATTGGTTTAATTACCCGTACCGTTGACTGGAAAACGTCGGTGGAAGGTATTCCTCTGCGGGCAGAAATTCGCGATCCGCGCGATACAGTGATGAGCACCATTCCTCTAACGCTGGACAAAGCCGGATTTAACGAACTCAGCTACACCACCAGTGAGAACTCACCAACCGGAGACTGGAGCATCTATCTGTATCTGGTTGGCAAAGATAACAGCAGTTCCCGACTGCTAGGCAGCACCACGGTTAAAGTGAAAGAGTTTGAACCAGACAAACTAAAAGTTGAACTGAAGCTAACGCCAGACCGTCGTCAGGGCTGGGTTAAGCCACAAGAGTTAAAAGCGGCCATTAACGTACAAAACCTGTTTGGGACGCCGGCTCAGGATCGTCGTGTCACCTCCAAACTGACGTTACGCCCTATTTACCCAAGCTTCGGTCAATTTCCGGACTATATGTTCTATGAAAATCGCCACAGCGATGAAGGATTTGATACCGAACTTGAAGAGCAGACTACCGATAAAGAGGGTAACGCAGAGATTCCTTTAGGCATCAATTCCTATGCCGCTGCAACCTATCAACTACAGCTGGTTTCTGAAGCATTTGAAGCCGGTAGTGGACGCTCAGTCAGTGCCGCTGCACGGGTTATCGTTTCACCTTACGATTATCTGGTGGGCGTAAAAGCCGATGGCGATCTGGACTATATCCATCATAATGCGGCGCGCCATCTGAACATCATTGCAATTGATCCTCAGTTGGCCTCTATTCCGCTAACGGATGTCAAAGTGTCGCTGGTTGAGCAAAAGTATCTGTCGGTACTCACTAAACAAGACTCCGGTGTGTACAAATATCAGTCCAAACTGAAAGAAGAGACGATCTCTGAACAGCAGATGTCCATCGCAGCGCAGGGTTCTGACTTTATCCTCGATACCAGTAAGCCAGGAAGTTTTGTTCTGGTGATTAAAGATGCCAACGATAAAGTGCTTAATCGGGTTGACTACACGGTTGCAGGTAATGCCAATATTTCCCGCTCGCTGGACCGTGATGCTGAACTGAAGATGAAGCTGGACAAAGCACAGTACCTGCCGGGTGAAGAGATAGAAATTGCTATCAATGCGCCTTATACCGGTAGCGGTATCATTACTATCGAGCGCGACAAAGTGTATAGCTGGCAGTGGTTCCATTCGTCCACCACCAGTTCTATCCAGAAGATCCGCGTGCCGGCAGAGATGGAAGGCAACGGCTATATTAACGTGCAGTTTATCCGCGACATTAACTCTGATGAGATATTTATGAGCCCGCTGAGCTATGGCGTAATGCCGTTTAAAATCAGCCATCAGGCGCGTCAGGCAAAAATGACTATCGAATCGCCGAATGTGATTAAACCGGGCGAAACGCTGGCCATCAAAGTCACCACAGATTCGCCACAGCGCGTTGCGGTGTTTGCGGTTGATGAAGGTATCTTGCAGGTTGCCCGTTATCAGTTAAAAGATCCGTTGGATTACTTTTTCCGTAAACGTGTTCTCAGCGTTGAAAGTGCCCAGATATTGGATCTGATCCTGCCAGAGTTCAGTAAGATCATGTCCCTGACCTCAGCACCGGGCGGTGATGCAGGTGAGAGTGTTGATCTGCATCTTAATCCATTTAAACGTAAAAGAGATAAGCCAGTGGCTTACTGGTCCGGTATTACCGACGTTAACGGTGAAGTGACCTTTAACTATCCGGTACCTGACTACTTCAACGGCAAGATCCGGGTAATGGCGATTTCCGTTACTCCGGAACGCATTGGCCGGGCGATGAACTACACCACCGTGCGCGATGACTTTGTACTAACGCCAAATCTTCCCATGATGGTTTCTCCGGGAGATGAGTTTGATGTCAGTCTGGGCGTAGCCAATAACCTGACCGACCTCAATGGTGCCAAAGCCGATTTGAAAGTGTCAATTACCCCACCGCCTCAGCTACAAGTGGTCGGTGAAGCAGAACGGGTATTAACACTGGCAGAGAAGCAGGAAGGGTTGGTTACTTTCCGCCTGCGCGCTCAGGATAACCTCGGTAATGCCTCCGTGGTGTTTAAAGCAGCCTATGGTGATAAGTCCGCTCAGCGCACGGTTAGTCTCTCTCTGCGCCCTGCAATGCCATACCGTACACAAACCGTTATGGGTCGTATGGATGGTTCACAACAGAGTGTGAAAGATATTCGTCAGATGTTCCCGGCATTCGCCCAGCGCGATGCCAGCGTAAGCCATTCACCGTTAGTGTTGACTAACGGCCTGGCGAAATACCTGATCGATTATCCGAATAGTTGCTCTGAGCAGATCATCAGCCGGGCAGTTCCACTGCTGTTCCAGAATAACCATCCGGAAATGAAAGGCACTTTGAGCCAGACTGAAGTACGCGACCAAATTAAGCAAACCCTGACGGTACTGCTATCACGGCAGAATAACCGGGGAGCCATTGGTGAATGGCGTTCAACGCCAAATCCTGATGCGTTTATTACTCCTTATGCTGTGCAATATATGCTGGAAGCAAAAGCGGCTGATTATCCGGTTCCTGAAGCACTACTGAAGTCAGCTAACCTTTACCTGCGCAGTCTGGCTGCAAATGACGCTTTCCGCAGTCTTAGCGAATTGCGTTTACGCGCCTTTGCCGCTTACCTGCTCACCAGACAGGGCGAGATCACCACCAATGAGTTAGCGGCAATTCAGAGCCGGTTACAAAATAACTATCCAGAACGTTGGCAGCAGGACCTGAGCGCGCTATATCTGGCGAGTGCTTATAAGATGCTGAAAATGGACCAGCAGGCTGAACAGTTACTACAACCAACCTGGAAGCTGCTCAGCAATGCTTATGATAAAGCCTGGTGGACACAAAGCTATCTGGATCCGCTGGTTCAGGACAGCACGCGTCTGTATCTGATCACCCGCCACTTCCCGGAAAAAGCGGCACAGATTCCTCCGCAACTGCTGGAGAATATGGTATTGACGCTAAAAGCAGAACGTTACACAACGCTCTCTTCTGCCATGAGTATTTTAGCTCTGGAACAATACTCGGCCTTAGTCGCGACCAATACCGATGGCGCGAATGGATTGACCATCAGTACCAGAACAGGTCAGGAGGGTACAGCACCACAAGTGGCCTCTACCCTGATGGGCTTTATTGCTAAAGCGCAGTTTGCTGAAGGTACCAAAGAGATCCTGTTTGATAACCCGGCTAAGGCACCGGCCTGGTATGTGGTTACGCAATCAGGTTATGACTTACAGGCACCAAAAGAGGCTATCACCCGTGGGTTAGAAATCACCCGCGATTATACCGATGAAAAAGGCCAGCCGGTGACTCAGATCACTCTGGGGCAAAATCTGTATGTCCACCTGAAAATTCGGTCCAACTCAGCAGAAGGCCTGGATAATCTGGCGATTGTCGATTTACTACCGGGTGGGTTTGAAGTAGTACAACAAACGCCACAGGCTTCAAACGGTGAAGAGGAGAGTGAAAGCACTAACGATGTATGGCTATCGCCAATCAGCGTAAGTGGCTCCAGCTGGCAGCCGGAATACAGCGACATCCGGGAAGATCGCGTGCTGATTTATGGTAGAGCAACCAATAAAGTACAGGAATTCATCTATCAGATTAAGCCAACCAATACCGGCGTCTTTACTGTTCCACCGGCTTATGGTGAAGCGATGTACGATCGTGAAGTTCAGGCGCTTTCCGTTGGCGGCACTACGCTGACGGTTACGCCACCGGCGGCAGAAAACGCCGTCAGTCAGCCCTCACAGTAA
- a CDS encoding helix-turn-helix domain-containing protein, giving the protein MDVIAVLSYYHAVFLWRDSYAHTKSSYLVVRHLLLQLNLLPKEKRYSINIAEFIQERTNLSRSYIMKVLSDLKTGGYITLRKGRLIELNHLPAKY; this is encoded by the coding sequence TTGGATGTTATCGCAGTGTTGTCGTACTATCACGCCGTTTTCTTGTGGCGCGATAGCTACGCCCATACCAAAAGCTCATATCTGGTGGTTCGTCACTTGCTGTTGCAGCTTAATCTGCTGCCGAAGGAAAAACGTTATAGCATTAATATTGCTGAATTTATTCAGGAACGAACTAATTTATCTCGCAGTTATATTATGAAAGTATTATCAGATTTAAAAACTGGGGGCTATATTACCTTGAGAAAAGGGCGGTTAATTGAATTAAATCATTTGCCTGCTAAATATTAA
- a CDS encoding fimbria/pilus outer membrane usher protein: MAFILLLIVTTGPIPRTFAEDTFNPAFLVRGVTSSNKADAPAHHRFQPGDTYYVDIYINDKMIDTWYVPFQLRENSEGERSLQPCFSLENLKQLGINVNIYPQLQSDETNTEQCMNLSAIPQANAVLQFSAQRLNISLPTEAITNVPSGYVPVDRWDDGINAVLLNYSLAGVHNIVSSNSAADSQFISLQPGINLGVWRFRHYSTWNSSDRDKRWESIYSYVMRDIHSLKSQLTIGESNTPSELFDSVAFRGIQIMSDEDMVTDSLNGYVPVVRGIARSNAEVTVRQNGYVIYQSHVTPGAFEINDIYPTGSSGDLDVTIKEADGSEQHLIVPYASLAMLLREGVMKYSLTSGQYRSYNNSIEATVFTQLTGSYGLPWGMTAYGGSQIAGSKYHALQAGFGKSMGIFGALSIDATQAKSVLRQGEHFIQNYTGHSFRARYNKNILQTGTNVTVAGYRYSTDGFYGLTDVLESYNNSKSYQNRQRNRQEALVSQKVGEGALSLSFINEDYWNNSSTASAGIGYNFSWDRIRFGLNYTYSRNTSASSGTSYTDSDQISALNISIPLDRWRTGTSANYSISNSKKGGVTQNAGLSGSGLEGNKLIWNAQTGYDHNNRNTTGNLGMTYKGGYGEANTTYSYDDHNQKLNYGVAGGVVLHQDGITLSQPLGETIALIKAPGFNHVNVNNQTGVYTDFRGYSVLPSVQPYRRNQISLASSGDVENDQSIEQIRTIVPTRGAVAVTEFDAHPGYRVLMTLLRTEGGPVPFGAVATLENGEQPQSGLVGEEGQVFLSGLEQDGDVLVQWGKEHQQSCRVSYRLPEGLPLGVIHMVQQTCS; this comes from the coding sequence ATGGCTTTTATTTTGTTACTCATTGTAACCACCGGCCCTATACCCCGTACTTTTGCAGAAGATACCTTTAACCCTGCTTTTCTGGTCAGGGGAGTGACCAGTTCAAATAAGGCGGATGCACCAGCACATCACCGGTTTCAGCCGGGTGATACATACTATGTCGATATCTATATTAACGACAAAATGATTGATACCTGGTATGTCCCTTTTCAACTGCGTGAAAACTCTGAAGGTGAACGCAGTCTGCAGCCCTGTTTTAGTCTGGAAAATCTTAAACAATTGGGAATTAACGTTAACATTTATCCCCAACTGCAGTCAGACGAAACCAATACAGAACAATGCATGAATCTGTCGGCCATACCTCAGGCCAACGCGGTATTACAATTTAGCGCCCAGCGTTTAAATATCAGTTTACCCACAGAGGCTATTACCAATGTACCCAGCGGGTACGTTCCCGTCGATCGCTGGGATGATGGTATTAACGCCGTTTTGCTCAATTATAGTCTGGCCGGAGTACATAACATCGTCAGCTCAAACTCCGCTGCGGACTCACAGTTTATTAGCCTACAGCCGGGTATTAATCTTGGTGTATGGCGCTTTCGTCATTATTCAACCTGGAACAGCAGCGATCGGGATAAGCGTTGGGAATCCATTTATAGTTACGTTATGCGGGATATCCACTCGCTGAAAAGTCAGCTGACGATTGGTGAGAGTAATACGCCTTCAGAACTTTTTGATAGCGTGGCATTTCGTGGCATTCAGATTATGTCTGATGAGGATATGGTTACCGATAGTTTAAACGGTTATGTTCCGGTGGTCCGTGGGATCGCGCGTAGTAATGCTGAAGTGACAGTTCGCCAGAATGGTTATGTGATTTATCAATCACATGTTACCCCTGGGGCATTTGAAATTAATGATATTTATCCTACCGGTAGCTCAGGGGACTTAGACGTCACCATCAAAGAGGCGGACGGAAGCGAACAGCACCTCATCGTGCCTTATGCTTCATTAGCCATGTTGTTACGTGAGGGGGTAATGAAATATAGCCTGACCTCCGGGCAATATCGCTCTTACAACAACAGCATTGAAGCAACGGTGTTTACTCAATTGACCGGAAGTTATGGGTTGCCCTGGGGAATGACGGCCTATGGCGGTAGCCAGATTGCCGGTAGTAAATATCATGCGCTACAGGCGGGTTTTGGTAAAAGCATGGGGATTTTTGGGGCGCTATCTATTGATGCGACTCAGGCTAAATCTGTTCTCAGACAGGGTGAACATTTTATTCAAAACTATACGGGTCACTCTTTTCGGGCGCGTTATAACAAGAACATTTTACAAACGGGCACCAATGTTACGGTGGCGGGATATCGTTACTCTACTGATGGATTTTATGGTCTGACAGACGTTTTGGAGAGTTACAACAACAGTAAAAGTTATCAGAATCGCCAGCGTAACCGTCAGGAAGCCTTAGTTTCTCAAAAAGTCGGCGAAGGCGCGCTTTCCCTCAGCTTTATTAATGAAGATTACTGGAATAATAGCAGTACTGCTTCTGCCGGAATTGGCTACAACTTCAGTTGGGATCGCATTCGTTTTGGACTGAATTATACCTATAGCCGCAATACCAGTGCGAGCAGTGGAACCTCCTATACCGATAGTGACCAGATTTCTGCGCTGAATATCAGCATTCCTCTGGATCGTTGGCGCACGGGGACCAGCGCTAATTACTCCATCAGCAACAGTAAAAAAGGTGGCGTTACTCAAAATGCCGGCTTAAGTGGTAGTGGATTAGAGGGGAATAAGCTGATTTGGAATGCACAAACCGGCTACGACCATAACAATCGTAATACCACCGGTAATCTGGGGATGACCTACAAGGGGGGATATGGCGAAGCCAATACGACTTATAGCTATGATGACCATAACCAAAAACTTAATTATGGTGTAGCGGGTGGAGTAGTTTTACATCAGGATGGCATCACTCTGTCTCAGCCGTTGGGCGAGACAATTGCATTAATTAAAGCACCGGGTTTCAATCATGTTAACGTCAATAATCAAACGGGAGTCTATACCGATTTCCGGGGCTATAGCGTATTACCCAGCGTGCAGCCTTATCGAAGAAATCAGATATCACTCGCCTCATCAGGGGACGTGGAAAATGACCAATCTATCGAGCAGATACGCACCATCGTTCCGACCAGAGGGGCAGTGGCTGTTACGGAATTTGATGCCCATCCTGGTTATCGGGTGTTGATGACATTACTGCGCACTGAAGGCGGGCCGGTCCCTTTTGGTGCAGTGGCGACGCTGGAAAACGGTGAACAACCCCAAAGCGGTTTGGTGGGGGAAGAAGGGCAAGTTTTCCTGAGCGGTCTGGAGCAGGATGGTGATGTGCTGGTTCAGTGGGGCAAGGAGCATCAGCAGTCTTGCCGGGTTAGCTATCGATTACCAGAAGGTCTTCCACTGGGCGTTATCCACATGGTGCAACAGACCTGTAGCTAG
- a CDS encoding LysR family transcriptional regulator — protein sequence MEIRQLHAFVVLAESLSFREAAQKLFITQPALTKQIKALEQSLGAPLFTRGRHGAQLSSFGQQLYEKARGLVVQAQEFKQFAQDSARQIKGNLAIGYGLSGIKLVPQLTAQFKKRYDSISIKLVDMTSSKQTEALLENQLQIGFLRQPVHSGLECRTLLTENLVLLVNPRFYPSTEINAQNYVQQLNKLPFIQIATGFCAGFSHLSHQIEKFLQANSLSPKVIQYVEDMQTMLALVSTGMGVGIFQGSAVHIAPADVDIIPLSGEHASWSMGMCWNAKFANPVRDIFINMVMEQQKSIVIANS from the coding sequence ATGGAAATACGCCAGTTGCATGCATTTGTGGTGCTTGCGGAATCCCTGAGCTTCAGAGAAGCCGCACAAAAACTGTTTATCACTCAACCTGCATTAACCAAACAGATTAAAGCGCTGGAACAATCGCTGGGTGCTCCTCTATTTACCCGTGGCCGTCATGGAGCCCAACTATCATCGTTTGGTCAACAGCTGTATGAAAAAGCCAGAGGGCTGGTTGTCCAGGCACAAGAATTTAAACAGTTTGCTCAAGATAGTGCTCGCCAAATCAAGGGAAATCTGGCCATTGGCTATGGTTTATCCGGAATAAAGCTCGTTCCTCAGTTAACCGCTCAGTTCAAAAAACGCTACGACAGCATCAGCATTAAACTGGTAGATATGACCTCTTCAAAGCAGACAGAAGCGCTACTGGAAAATCAGTTACAGATAGGCTTCTTACGCCAGCCGGTACACTCAGGTTTAGAGTGCCGCACATTGTTAACGGAAAATTTGGTACTGCTGGTTAATCCTCGCTTTTATCCTTCAACCGAGATCAACGCGCAAAACTATGTTCAGCAGCTAAATAAGCTCCCTTTTATTCAAATAGCCACCGGATTTTGTGCCGGTTTCTCCCATCTTTCTCATCAAATTGAAAAATTTCTGCAAGCCAACAGCCTGTCACCTAAAGTGATTCAATATGTTGAGGATATGCAAACCATGCTGGCGTTGGTTTCTACCGGGATGGGGGTAGGAATATTTCAGGGCAGTGCCGTTCACATCGCTCCGGCAGATGTGGATATTATTCCGCTATCCGGTGAGCACGCCAGCTGGAGTATGGGAATGTGCTGGAATGCAAAATTTGCTAATCCCGTCAGGGATATCTTTATCAATATGGTGATGGAACAACAGAAATCGATCGTAATAGCTAACAGCTAG
- a CDS encoding hydrolase, with product MSIHELIDPKNSTLIFIDHQPQMSFGVANIDRQQLKNNTVALAKAGKIFNVPTIYTSVETESFSGYIWPELLAVHPEIKPIERTSMNSWEDKAFVEAVKATGRKKLIISALWTEVCLTFPALMALKEGFEVYVVTDTSGGTSVDAHERAIDRMVQAGAVPVTWQQVLLEYQRDWARKETYDAVMDLVREHSGAYGMGVDYAYTLVHKAAPRTK from the coding sequence ATGTCTATTCACGAACTTATCGATCCAAAAAATTCGACTCTCATTTTTATCGATCATCAGCCACAAATGTCTTTTGGTGTTGCCAACATCGACCGCCAACAGTTGAAAAATAATACTGTCGCATTAGCCAAAGCGGGAAAAATCTTTAATGTACCGACCATTTATACCTCAGTTGAGACTGAAAGTTTCAGCGGTTATATCTGGCCTGAACTATTAGCGGTACATCCGGAAATTAAGCCAATCGAACGTACTTCCATGAACTCATGGGAAGATAAGGCGTTTGTTGAAGCGGTAAAAGCTACCGGCCGTAAAAAACTGATCATTTCAGCCCTGTGGACTGAAGTTTGCCTGACTTTCCCTGCATTGATGGCCTTAAAAGAAGGTTTTGAAGTCTATGTCGTGACAGACACTTCCGGCGGTACTTCCGTCGATGCCCATGAACGCGCTATTGATCGTATGGTTCAGGCTGGTGCCGTGCCGGTGACCTGGCAACAAGTTTTGCTGGAGTATCAACGTGACTGGGCCCGTAAAGAGACTTATGACGCGGTGATGGATTTAGTACGTGAGCACAGTGGTGCTTATGGTATGGGCGTGGACTACGCTTATACGCTGGTACACAAAGCCGCGCCTCGCACTAAGTGA
- a CDS encoding antibiotic biosynthesis monooxygenase: protein MANSEPATLVITHKIHATHRLDYEQWLQRIIPIAQHFEGHMGVNVIRPSGDDETYTVLIRFNSLDNLYRWTQSAERKQLVVDIKPILAGDDVLEVRPGAEFWFTPPQAGVSKPAQWKQFIISIAVIFPSTLVVPLVWGFLFPQLKGTLLGHFLNDATVAGLMVYFWMPMMTRILARWLKAR from the coding sequence ATGGCGAATTCCGAGCCAGCAACGCTGGTCATTACCCATAAAATACATGCTACTCACCGACTGGATTATGAACAGTGGTTACAGCGCATTATACCCATTGCTCAGCATTTCGAAGGTCATATGGGGGTTAACGTAATACGCCCATCCGGAGATGATGAAACCTATACGGTGTTAATTCGCTTTAACTCACTGGATAACCTGTACCGCTGGACTCAATCGGCCGAGCGGAAACAGTTAGTGGTAGATATAAAGCCAATTTTGGCCGGAGACGATGTATTAGAGGTTCGGCCGGGTGCTGAATTCTGGTTTACACCGCCTCAGGCAGGAGTAAGTAAACCTGCGCAATGGAAACAGTTTATTATTTCTATTGCGGTTATTTTTCCATCAACCCTGGTTGTTCCTTTGGTATGGGGATTTCTCTTTCCTCAACTGAAAGGAACCCTGCTGGGTCACTTTCTGAATGATGCCACCGTCGCCGGATTAATGGTCTATTTCTGGATGCCGATGATGACACGAATATTAGCTCGATGGCTAAAAGCCCGATAA